A segment of the Pseudoalteromonas sp. DL-6 genome:
TAGCGGTCAGTACGGGTAAAGTACCAAACATTTGGGCCTTAGGATTAATTGTTGCGCTACCTTTGTTTCGCCCTATTATGTATTGGGTTTTAAATCGTTCTAAACACGGTGAGCTACTGCCGCTATTTGGTTTCTTCTTTGCGTTAGTGGCGGGATATAATGCCTTTGAATTCGCAGGATTAAAGGGCGATTTAGGCGCATTGATCATTGGCATGATATTCGCCCCACACAAAAAAGCCGGTGAGCTGTCTAAGTCATTACTTAGCTTAAAAGATATATTACTGGTTGGTTTTTTCTTAAGTATTGGTTTAAGTGCTGAGCTTACTGCCCACTCTCTAGTCGTTGCCTTAATTTTAGTATTAGTTATTCCTGTTAAAACGCTGCTTTATTACATATTAACCAACTTATTTAAACTGCGTGCTCGTACTTCTTTACTCACTGCGTTTAGTTTGGCTAACTTTAGTGAGTTTGGCTTGATTGTTTGCGCAGTTGCAGCATCTAGCGGCATGGTTACCTCTGAATGGCTCGCCGTTATCGCAATTGCCGTATCCATCACATTTGTGATTGCTTCCCCTTTAAATAAACGTTCTAACGAGCTGTACGTTAAAATTGAACGGTTTTTATTGAAGTTTGAAAGTAAAACCCGCTTAGCGGAAGAGCTTCCTGTTAACTTAAATGATACGAAAATAGTAATCTTTGGTATGGGTAGAATTGGCACCGGTGCCTACGAAACAATAAACTCAACCCATCCTGATGTTGTAGCAGGTATTGATATTAAACCTGAGGTGGTTGATAAACATATAAAACGTGGGCGCAGAGTATTAATTGCTGATGCAACTGACCCCGATTTTTGGCAGCGCGTTAATCACTCCCATGTTGAAATGGTCATGTTAACTATGCCCAAGCATATGCAAAATATTTTTGCCTTAGAGCAGTTGCAGGCATCAGGTTATAAAGGGCAAGTTACAGCCATTGCTAACTATCCCGATCAGCAAAAAGAATTAGAGGATATGGGAATAGATTCTACTTATAACTTTTACTTAGAGGCTGGTAGCGGTTTTGCGGAACATGTAAAGCAAACCTTGTTTCCGTAATCGGGCTTAGATGCAAATAGATTGCATTTACATTCCTTTACATCTGAGTATTTTATTGGTCAAAAAATAAGGTAAAATGTCTGTGTTGGTTGAATAAAGCTAATACCTAAGTTTGTGTTTTATAAAAGACAAATAACGGACCCCTTGCTTTTAAATGACCAATAAGATTCTCAAATTAGAGGGCCTACTCCCTCTATCAATAGGCTGTTACTTGCCCGTTACAGCCTATTTTATTCCCTTAAAATCCCTTACACTTATCGTAATTATTTTATAAAAGATGTCAGTAATGGATCCTCAACAACTAAAAATCGCGATTAACACCATTATG
Coding sequences within it:
- a CDS encoding cation:proton antiporter family protein, which encodes MELIYFATAFVCGFGIYQLKLPPLIGFLMAGFILNLAGYKSTELLETIASLGVTLLLFSIGLKLKISNLMKPQVWAPATIHIVLSSALFSGFMLLLGVFALPLFVDLSWQSALLVGFALSFSSTVFAVKVLEERGEMASLHGKIAIGILVMQDIFAVIFLAVSTGKVPNIWALGLIVALPLFRPIMYWVLNRSKHGELLPLFGFFFALVAGYNAFEFAGLKGDLGALIIGMIFAPHKKAGELSKSLLSLKDILLVGFFLSIGLSAELTAHSLVVALILVLVIPVKTLLYYILTNLFKLRARTSLLTAFSLANFSEFGLIVCAVAASSGMVTSEWLAVIAIAVSITFVIASPLNKRSNELYVKIERFLLKFESKTRLAEELPVNLNDTKIVIFGMGRIGTGAYETINSTHPDVVAGIDIKPEVVDKHIKRGRRVLIADATDPDFWQRVNHSHVEMVMLTMPKHMQNIFALEQLQASGYKGQVTAIANYPDQQKELEDMGIDSTYNFYLEAGSGFAEHVKQTLFP